The Silene latifolia isolate original U9 population chromosome X, ASM4854445v1, whole genome shotgun sequence genome contains the following window.
ACAAGATGGTTGAAACTGagtatgagtttttttttttttttttttttgggtagaaAGGAGCGGGATTAACCCAACAGCGAAATACAAACTAAAAGAAAGAAATTAAAATGCATAAAATGGGATGATGCGAGGCCAAACAACACCACCCATGTCTTGTTGAGCTAGTCGGAAAAGTTATTCGACATATTTGAGAGATCAAATGCGATCAATTGTTGTGACAGAAGCACCCCTTGGTTAGCTAACCAATCTGCACACGCATTAGCTTCACAATAAATATGATCGATCTTGAACAATGTTTTGGCATTGAACATTTCTCTACATCACTTAGACCATCATCTTATTAATTTATCATGACATACTTAAAAATGCATCTATAACACGAACGACGCAACCAACTCCTCAGTCCTCACACACAATACACACATCGTTTTCTGTTGAGAACTGCTATATCCCGCTCCCTATTTTACTTATTACGTCctctaatttatttatttttccaaTTACGCCATTTATACATTGCAAAGTATTTTGTAAAaccttaaatatcattttatagtAAATGATTTTTGGAGACGATTTTTTAAAATAACTAATTAAATTCGTATGACGGTCCTAAATATATGTACTTCCTCAAATGCCCTTATTTGACAATGATTGATAACACGAACAATAAATAATAACGATTTAAATTAGGACAATAAAATTGATGATTAAAAAGTGGGACAAAAAAATTGACGACTAAGAAAGAAAAAACTTAAAATGGTCATAACTTTACGCTCAGGTGTCCGTTTTCATGATTAAGAACGAAAAAATCAGATTGTGATAGGGGTAGGTTGGTTCATGACCAAACCAAAACGATTTTTATGAAAAATTGAAATATTCCATCACTTTTACTTCTCTTTACCATAAAATTGTTTTAGTTTCTTATCCTGTGCTCATTGGGCATAAGTACCTGTCAaaatctgacccgacccgaaaaccgaCCTTAACCCGACCCGTAAATAACCCAGTTTTTTCAACCCGAACCCGAAAAATAACCATAAATATCGGGTCGAAACCCGACCCGTGACGGGTTAACCGTTGGGTCAAGGCAACATACCTTCCTTAAAATTGATAATGTCAAAATGTCAAATATGTATTGACTTATAAAATTTTAAGGAAAGATACGTATATATATACAGAAGGCCACGTCATCACCTTGAACATATCAAAGTGTGTGCCACGCCGTCACTTTCAACATATTAGGTCGATCCGTATTTTACGTCAGCACTGCTATGTCATCATTTCAGGCAACATGCCATGTCATCAGCTTGAAGTGTGTGTCGCGCAATTACTTTCACCGTGTTACATCGAACAGCATTCCATGTCAACGCTGCCACGTCATCACCTACATCACATGCCATGTCATCACTTCAAAGTGTGTCCCACACCGTCATTTTCATCGTATTGCGTGTAACTGCACTCCACTTCAGCACTGTCACCTCATCACCTTAGGTCACATGCCACATCAGCATTGTCATCTTATTGAGTCTCACTGTCGTACTTAGCGAGTTGGTGAGGGtaatgatgaggatgacgaggTGGTGATTGCGAGAATGGTGACAATTAAGTTGACTAACACGGTCAAGAAGAGGAAAAACGTATAAATGGTAGAAATTACGATATAAAAAAGATtttcaaaaaatgataaaaaaaaaatgttgatcGACTCGTTTTTTTATCCGAACCCGACCCAAAACCCATATCGTCCCGTTCGTATAATGGTGTGATATTAAAAATATTAAGCAAAAAATGTTTAATCTTACTAATATCCTAtattaaattagataataataaaaatttaagAATAATTATATGTTTATAAGCAGAATTaaagaaaatgattttttttataaAGCTTTAATCTAACCCGTTCTGACCCTAAATCCCAACCCGAATTCCATATAAACACGTATTTTTCAAACCCTAAATAAATCTACCTGTATTTTACCCGAACCCGTAACTCGCCCGTTTGACCTATTTGACAGGTCTAGGCATAACCCATAGgccataggttagaaaaaccccaAAACTAAATGGTTAAAACAGGGTAATAAATAGAAAGATCaagcaaataaataaaataaaattgatcgAGGTAAATTGCACAAGAAGTCATCCATCCAAACCGTAAAAAAATTCCGGTAATATTCTTGTGTTTTTCCTTTGGCCGTCTCTTTATATTATTTGGGTGAAATTGATTTGATTATTGTTTCTAATTATTgagattgattgattaattttaCTGTTGTATTCTCGTCGTATGCATGCATGCATTACTTTCATCCCCATCAGATTAGTTCTGGGGGTTTTGAGATAATTTagggttaattaattaattaaggttTCAATTGATTTAATTAGATTGTTTGTATCCCTAAATAATTGGTTAGCTATTTGGTTTCAGAACCCCATCCAGTTGTTGATCTCTCAATGGCCGCCTCCTTTACAGACGTTAAATTCAGTCGTCCGGAGCTATTTATAATTGGTGTAGCTTCCTTTTGGGCTGGTCACTATCTTAAGTCAGTAATTCGTAATTCTCCCTGTATTTACCGTTTTGAGTAAGTAATACTCCCTCTTATCCCTCTTATCTTATGTGATTCTTCACTTCGTTCGCAGCGGAAAAGTTATTCCGTGGACTCAGAAGGTAGCCAAAGAGAAGATAACCAAATGGACAGCCGCTGCCAACCGTAAGGAGGATCGATAACCAATGGATTGTCGTCGACTCCTTGTTTTTCAGTTGTCGTTGTTTCTTGTTTGCTTAATTACTTATTGTGTTTAATTATCAGTCAACTGCGCGGTTGTTGCTTAAAAACTTTTAAATCggtttgttgttattttttttgaagaaaacacCCCAAAGGGTATTAATGCATTAATGATAAATCATAGACCGCTGCCGAGTTTGCACACGGAGGTAACATAGCTGACCACACAGTTTTACCGATTGTCCTAGGAACGACATGTGCTAACGCATGTGCTACAGAGTTATTAATACGACTTGTATGAGACCACACTACCGACTGAAAACTACTACAAAGCAATAAAATGTCGTCAACTAAAAGAGAAAAAAGACTCCTCCCGCTGTATCTCTCCTTGAGCGCATCAACAACTTGCAGACAGTCACTCTCTACCACCACTTCTCGAAGGCCACGACTCTTTGCCTCCTCGAGCCCGTCGTATACCGCCATCGCCTCTGCATATCTGGGATCCCAATCCGCCTCCCGAGCCACCGTAAGCCCCCACAGCACAGTCCCAAGATCATCTCGACACACCACCCCCGTACACACCCCTTCTCCCTCCTTTACTCCTGCATCCACATTAATTTTAACAACACCTCCCATAGCCGGCCTCCATCCATTGTTTCCTCGATCCCGTCTGTCAACCCCTCGCCTGCCCACCTTGCTTTGTCCCTCAACTCCACATGTGGCTAATTCAGCGAGAATATCACGAGTACGTTGAACAATCCGTGCCGGGTCCATCACTTCATTTTCGAAAATCACCTTGTTCCTGTGCTCCCATATTGCCCAACACCCAACCATGCACTTATCATACTCCGCTATCTCCAAACCCCTCCAAAGACACTCCACCCATTCACGCACTTCCCCCACACTCCCCGCTCCATCCCCGCATCCTGCCAGTCCACCCCTAACGCATCCCAAACCCATCTAGCCACACTGCAATCTCGAAAGAGATGTAAAGAAGACTCAGGGTTAGACGAACAAAAATAACAAGGGGAAAGGAACAAATATAGCCAAAGCTCCACTGCACAGCTGCCAGAAGAAAAGCTTGATGCGAGGCCAAACCCGAACTTTCCACAGCCGATTCCAAAGCCACCGTTCTCTCTCCCAATTCGACGGACCACCCGCAGCATGAATGTCTCCAACAATACTCGCATAAGCCGTCTTAACTGTATACTCCCCCTCCCTTTCCAGACTCCAAAACCACATATCCTTTGGCACATTAGGACTGATGCGAATATTAAGGATTCTCTTGACTTCGAACGGGAGGAAAAAATGGTTTAGCATCGTCTCATTCCATTCCTTCCCATTCGGATCAAGCAGCTCCGCCACTGTCATCAATTCATTACCCGGTCCACATGGTGAAATAATCTTCCCACTATGCGTCCCCGCAACCCATGCCTGCCCCCAAATTCTCGTATCCCTTCCGTCACCAATACGTCTTCTCAGACCCCGCTCCAAAACACTCTGTGCACCCATCACGCTCCTCCAGGTATAGCTCGGCCTTTGGCCCAAATTCGCACTCATAAAGTCTCCTGTGTGGTAGTATCGAGCCTTCATTACGCGGGCCCATAAACATTCGGGTTTCGCTAAAAGCCGCCACGCCTGCTTCCCTAGGAGAGCATCATTGAAAAGCTCGAAATCGCGGAATCCCATCCCTCCTTCACATTTCGGACGACAAAGCTGCTTCCACGAGACCCACGAGATACCTCTCTTCCCTTCCCCATGTCCCCACCAGAAGCGAGAAACCATCGATCGGAGCTCGTTACAAAAATTCGCCGGGATTTTGAAtacactcatcacataggtatGAAGTGAATTGGCAACTGCCTTTATAAGTACCTCCCTACCAGCCCTAGACAATGTTTTCCCACGCCAACCTTGTAACCGCTTACTTAACTTGTCACGAATGATATAAGTAAGAACCTTTTTGGACATCCCAACAACCGTAGGCAAGCCTAAGTACCACTTCTGGACCTCCACCTCGCTCACACCCAACTTACGAACCACCCCATCCCTTCTCCGTCGTGAAACACCTCGACTAAAGGACACAGTGGTCTTGTCCAAACTTACTAGTTGCCCCGAAGCAGCTTCGTATCTTCGCAGTATGTCACTCACCACTTCCGCTTCATCTTTCATTGCTTTAACAAAGAAGATACTGTCATTCGCAAAGAATAAATGTGAGATAGTCGGAGCAGTGGCCGCAATACGAAGCCCGTGAAGAGAACCGTGCTCAATAGCCCTACGCATCAGATTAGATAAGGCCTCCGCGCACAAGATAAAAAGGTATGGTGACAACGGATCACCTTGCCTTAGTCCCCGCTCTGGTCTAAAACCCTCCGTCCGATTGCCATTGATGAGGACCGAGAAGGAGACTGATGATACGCACCCCATAACACGGCTAATCCACCCGAGGTCAAAGCCCATAATCTCCAAAACCCGTCGCAGAAATTGCCATTCGATCCTATCATAGGCCTTAGCCATGTCCAATTTGATGGCCATATGACCCTCAGCCTGGTTCGAACACTTCATATGGCTATAAGCACATTGTCCGTGATAAGACGACCTGGGGTAAAAGCACTCTGATTTTCGGACACAATCTCCCCCAGAAAGACTTTGAGGCGATTTGCTAGCACTTTTGAGACAAGCTTATACACCACGTTACACAAGCTAATAGGTCGAAAATCTCGAATTTTATCCGGCGCTTTATTTTTGGGGATCAAGACAATATTTGTCTCATTATATTCTTTCGGGTCCAGCTCTCCTCGTAAGATTCCCAACACCGTAGCAATGACATCCGGCCCAATAATATGCCAATAAGATTGAAAGAATAAAGCATTCATACCATCCGGTCCTGGCGCTTTAAGAGGGTGCATTTGATTCAAGGCTTCGACCACTTCATCCTCGCGGTATTCATGTCTCAATGTTAGATTCATACGCTCCAAAACCCGTCCTTCAAACCCTGTCAACACTGCATCAAAATCACGCGGCTGTGATGATGAGAATAAATGCCGGAAATATGACGTGGCTACCTCCGCGACCTCATCCTGTCCTGCACGTTCCAACCCATTATCATCTATGAGCATGCCGATATGGTTCTTCCTTTTTCTCTCCCCCGCCCTAGAATGAAAGAACTTAGTGTTACGGTCACCTTCTGCTAGCCAAAGCGCCCTCGAACGTTGTCGCCAATATTGTTCTTCTTCCCGTCTAAGAGTGGCAATCTCAGCTACAAGTTTCCTCCTACTTCGAACCTCCTCCTCAGACCGGCTTCCATCAGCTAACCGAGCCAACTGTCTACTTTTACGCTCAATCATATACCCGATTTTCTTAATGCTCGACTTCTTCCAAAGTTGTAGCTCACGGGTGCAGGCCCTGATAGTTTCACCCAAAACACCTCGCCCTTTATCGACACCTCGCCGCACTGCCTCTTTACATCCCTCCTCCCCAATCCAAATTTGCTCGAACTTGAAACTTCGTCTAACAGCCGTTGCCCCCTCTCGGTTATCAAGGAGCAATTTGATAGGCGCGTGATCGGACCATTCCCGCGTTAAGTGGATTAGTTTTGCATAAGGGAATATATCCAGCCACGAGGTTGTACACATCGCCCTATCAATCATACTCTGCCTATTAGATTCTCCCGCTTGCCCATTATCCCAAGTAAATTGGTAACCCTCCCATCCAATGTCTTTTAGCCCACACTCATCCACAGCTGATTGGAAATTATTCATCTGCCACTGCGCTCTACTCCCTCCTTTCATCTCAGTAGAgtacaaaatctcattgaagtcACCTATGCATAGCCACGGAAGATCAGACTGCCTACCCAGAAGTCGAAGTAACTCCCAAGATAGGTGTCTATCTGAAACAGAGGGCCATCCATAAAAACCTGTAACCCGCCACTCCCTCTCTCCTTCCCTCACCGTCACATCGATATGATGAAGCGAAGCCGTCATCAGCGTACAATCAACTTCCTTCTTTCACATAAGAGCAAGCCCGCCTGCCCTTCCCATACTGTCAACTTCAACCCCATAGTATCCCTCCAACTTCTCCCTCACCTTCCTCATCTCACGACCACACAACTTAGTCTCACACAAAAAAAGTATGGCCGGGGCCTCCCTTCGTACAAGAGCACGAAGATTATTTACAGCgtcggggttgcccaagccccgacaATTGAGACTAAGGAgattcattgggcccggcggggttgagctctctcaacctccgcctcagatatCAAGACGTCCCCGTCTGTAGTAAGTTTGAGTTTCTTGCTGCCTTCATCGACCACCCCCTCATCCCGCATCATTTTCCCTATTTCTCCCTTCCCACTGCCTCTGTTCATTTCAATAACCCCTCTTGCCAATCTCGTCCATTTCCCAGACCCCTTCTCCGCCATGTTATTCCCAGCCCCTTCTATATCCGCACGCATACTCCTCATTCCCTGCATTCCTTCCTTTTCACTCGCATCCCCTTCTTGTTCCACCCCCCCTGATTAGTCCCTCTTATATCATCCACCTCCTTCCCCCCTAGCACATTACTCCTCGTTGCCACCTCCTCCCTGCTTGCTTCAGTCTCATTCTCTATAAGCACCCCCGCGTCTAGAGCCATCTCGTCCCCCTCCCCCTGCTTTGCCTCTGGTGACCTCGTCCCTCCCTCTCCGTGAATTCCACTTGTCTTATTTCCCACAGGATTACTAGTCTTCTTCAATTTCAGGTCTATAGCAATCGCTTGTAGTTTGTCAATCATCTTCGCAATATCCAATTCGCTTGCCCGCTGCCTTTCAGTTTTGAATTCAGCACTTAGATCCCTCCGTGCTCGACCCGGACCCTCCGTAGATGTTTTTGTTACCTTCCATGGAGATGCTCGCAACCAATCACCAAAACGCAATTCCCCATCCTCATATGGCCCCTCGTCACAGTCTTTCTCACCATGCCCAATGTGTCCGCAACTGTAGCAGTATAAAGGAAGTCGTTCATATTTTACATCAAATTCAATAACCCTGCCCCCCTTCATTTTAATAGGCACTGATGGTTTCAACGGAGCATGAACATCTCGCAGCACTCGTATCCGAACAGCCCTATCAAGTTCGTTATTTGGGTCTGTTTCCATTGCAATATAGGTCCCTAACATGGCACCAATCTTCTGTATGTTTGCCTCACTTGATCTCCCCACAATGGGTAAATCATAGACCCTCGACCAAATTGGAAAGAAAGAGAGCGGAACATCAGTAATCTTACCTTCGCAATTTGGTTCATTAAAGCACCATAGGAACTTGTCGAAGTGCCATGGTTGTCCCTCTAAAACCCTAGCTTTGTCGCGCTCGCACCCAAATCGAAAAACAAACACTTTCTCCTTCGCATCGATGATATTTCCTGCCATTGGTTTAGTAGGGTTCCAAATTCGAGTCATCGATTCGATGGCAGCCTTCGCGTTGATTGATTTGGAAGCCCATATTTTCCCAACAAGAATCAGCTTTTCCTTACCCTTCTCCTCGTCAAAGCCTTCTTCCCATTCAAAGATTCCACCCTCGCCCTCCGTAACCTCTCCCATCGGCCGTTTCCTGTCCCGAATAAGGCCTCGCATCGAACTATTATCCTGACCCTGCATAGCAAAACAAAAGCACAAAAGAAAACAAAGCAAAATCCTATTTCCTACGATCAAAATCGAAGGAAAGGACCTCGAGAAAGAGGAAGAATCTAAGAGAATGATAGAGTAAACCCTAGGAGTCTCTAGGAGAGAGTAAACCCTCGTTTGGAAAACTTTTTATCGGTTTGTTGTTATTGCTCGTTTGCTCAAGCTATTGCGATAAGGAAAATGAGTTAGCGCCACCCGGTGACACCCAATCtcggcgccaccctctcacaagCAATAAATATGGACCCCCAAAATAATGGATAAAACCCATAAAATAACTAGGACCCTAATAATAAAGGATGCATGTGAAAGGGTGGCGCCGTATCATTATCCGATGCGATAATTACCTGTAGCGTAACATGACTAACTTTGATTAAAggctaaattttatttattgagaTAAGTTAGTAAAATAAGTTACAACAACATTAGGAGTGAAAGTTGAAAGAGGAactttacgttttttttttaattttcttatacAAAAACTTCAAACCATGTTGAAAATCGTATATACGGTTTTGTTTTTGCCCGACCCATATACGATACAGTTTTATATATGGATTttcgtatcgtatatacggaaatcCGTATAACTCAAACCATATATCGGAGtcaagatcctctccatttcctaaaaagaaatggagaggccattTCCTATCAACGGATCGGATTGCATCTTATTAATATCGAGCGGTTCACGATTTATGTAAGGAAATAAAGGTTTAATAGGGTGTAGAGGGGAAAGTATTATTAAATgggtttgtgagaggaaatggagataaagaaatggagaggatctt
Protein-coding sequences here:
- the LOC141620914 gene encoding uncharacterized protein LOC141620914, with translation MGLGCVRGGLAGCGDGAGSVGEVREWVECLWRGLEIAEYDKCMVGCWAIWEHRNKVIFENEVMDPARIVQRTRDILAELATCGVEGQSKVGRRGVDRRDRGNNGWRPAMGGVVKINVDAGVKEGEGVCTGVVCRDDLGTVLWGLTVAREADWDPRYAEAMAVYDGLEEAKSRGLREVVVESDCLQVVDALKERYSGRSLFSLLVDDILLLCSSFQSVVWSHTSRINNSVAHALAHVVPRTIGKTVWSAMLPPCANSAAVYDLSLMH